A genome region from Brassica oleracea var. oleracea cultivar TO1000 chromosome C2, BOL, whole genome shotgun sequence includes the following:
- the LOC106325780 gene encoding probable pectate lyase 19, translating to MEMARLLKLMFMFYIAGLIPTIRANFSELDEYWSKRAGEAREFTLQAYHSNPYEVVDHFHERHYDNSTDVKETDEDSVDEKPEEVEDDVIEMVGNEMNSTRRILRGKSKGKGKRKGKWSKLKGPCTASNPIDKCWRCRSNWAKRRKNLVKCVRGFGHSTIGGKRGRIYVVTSNRDDDMVNPKPGTLRHAVIQKEPLWIIFKNDMHIRLSQELMICSFKTIDARGANVHIAHGAGITIQFVRHVIIHGLHIHHICQSNGGMIRDSEGHFGMRTRADGDGISIYGSSMIWLDHISMSKCQDGLIDAIVGSTAITISNSHFTHHNDVMLLGAQNDNQGDKKMQVTVAYNHFGKGLVQRMPRIRWGFVHVVNNDYTHWELYAIGGSQAPTILSHGNRFVAPPHKPHYREVTKRDYAPEHEWKHWNWRSEKDMFMNGAYFRQSGNPHFKCDHTRKQMIKPKHGIAVSMLTKYAGALDCRVGKRC from the exons ATGGAGATGGCTAGGCTGCTAAAGTTGATGTTTATGTTTTATATCGCCGGTCTGATTCCGACCATACGAGCAAACTTTTCTGAGTTGGACGAATATTGGTCTAAACGAGCCGGCGAAGCCCGAGAATTCACTCTTCAAGCTTATCATTCCAATCCTTACGAAGTCGTTGATCACTTTCACGAACGTCACTACGA CAACTCTACTGATGTAAAGGAGACCGATGAAGATAGCGTCGACGAGAAGCCTGAAGAGGTGGAAGATGATGTCATTGAAATGGTCGGAAACGAGATGAACAGCACGAGGCGAATCTTAAGAGGTAAAAGTAAAGGTAAAGGCAAACGAAAAGGAAAATGGAGTAAGCTCAAGGGACCGTGTACCGCAAGTAACCCGATTGATAAATGTTGGCGTTGCCGTTCGAATTGGGCTAAGCGTCGCAAGAATCTTGTCAAATGTGTCCGCGGGTTCGGACACAGCACAATAGGAGGAAAGCGTGGACGCATCTACGTGGTTACTAGCAACCGAGACGACGACATGGTAAACCCTAAACCCGGGACGTTGCGTCACGCCGTGATTCAGAAGGAACCTCTTTGGATCATTTTCAAGAACGATATGCATATTCGTTTAAGCCAAGAGCTTATGATTTGTAGCTTCAAGACGATCGATGCGCGAGGAGCTAATGTCCATATCGCGCATGGCGCAGGGATCACGATTCAGTTTGTGAGACATGTCATTATCCATGGATTGCATATTCACCACATTTGCCAGAGTAACGGTGGTATGATCCGAGACTCAGAAGGCCATTTCGGAATGAGAACTAGAGCCGATGGAGACGGTATATCTATATACGGTTCGTCTATGATATGGCTTGACCACATTTCGATGTCTAAATGTCAAGATGGACTCATTGATGCCATTGTTGGATCTACTGCCATTACAATCTCTAACTCTCACTTCACTCACCACAACGAC GTGATGTTGCTTGGTGCGCAAAACGACAATCAAGGGGACAAGAAGATGCAAGTCACAGTGGCTTATAACCATTTTGGTAAAGGACTTGTGCAGAGGATGCCAAGGATCCGGTGGGGGTTTGTTCATGTTGTGAACAATGACTACACTCATTGGGAGCTTTACGCTATTGGAGGTAGTCAAGCTCCGACGATACTTAGTCATGGAAACCGATTCGTCGCTCCTCCACACAAACCTCATTACCGAGAG GTGACTAAGAGAGATTATGCTCCGGAACATGAGTGGAAACACTGGAACTGGAGATCTGAGAAAGACATGTTCATGAATGGAGCTTATTTCAGACAATCTGGGAACCCTCATTTTAAATGTGATCACACGAGAAAACAAATGATTAAACCGAAACATGGAATAGCGGTTTCTATGCTGACCAAATACGCCGGAGCACTTGATTGCAGAGTCGGAAAACGCTGTTAG